The Shewanella zhangzhouensis genome has a window encoding:
- a CDS encoding uroporphyrinogen-III C-methyltransferase produces MENQQQEAAAESKALPPSPSSQPKDIEPNKESRPGSSWSMRIAVALALVMGATALAGGYYLYQQLVEQYHYTLSVEEKQSAALKEPVSRLSQLEQGLKQIGQLETELGRLTADQSALERRLTNLSQKTPDDWLIAEADYLVRMAGRKLWLEQDPATALSLLKTADERIAAMQQPSLFSLRKALAADMEQVASVRSTDIAGNVYALDEIMKRIERLTPGRNKQEYTPPTDETISDSLNDWQTNLAKSWKALINDFVTVRQRTGDITPLLSPEQEWYLKENIRTKLLQAQLALYRHDELSFREAVLMASGWVKLYFSVDSGTGAQILERLDSLASLRIDAVPISKFQSSDMLRTLVQDGVKAPLPIPNPTPTPAVNPLPEPDQEPEPSTAAGSEAEA; encoded by the coding sequence ATGGAAAACCAACAGCAAGAGGCCGCCGCAGAGTCAAAGGCTTTGCCTCCTTCACCCTCTTCTCAGCCCAAAGATATTGAGCCCAATAAAGAGTCCCGCCCCGGCAGTTCCTGGAGCATGCGTATAGCGGTGGCACTTGCGCTGGTGATGGGTGCCACGGCACTGGCGGGTGGTTACTATCTCTATCAACAGTTGGTGGAACAGTACCACTACACACTGTCGGTGGAGGAGAAACAGAGCGCCGCGCTGAAAGAGCCGGTATCGCGCCTGAGTCAATTGGAACAAGGGCTGAAGCAGATAGGCCAGTTGGAGACTGAGCTGGGGCGTCTTACCGCCGATCAGAGTGCCCTTGAGCGTCGTCTGACCAATCTGTCTCAGAAAACCCCCGACGATTGGCTGATTGCCGAAGCCGACTATCTTGTGCGCATGGCAGGCCGTAAACTCTGGCTTGAGCAAGACCCGGCCACTGCGCTGAGTTTGCTGAAAACCGCCGATGAGCGTATCGCCGCCATGCAGCAGCCTTCACTGTTCAGCCTGCGCAAAGCGCTCGCGGCCGATATGGAACAGGTGGCTTCGGTCCGCAGTACCGATATCGCCGGCAACGTTTATGCGTTGGACGAAATCATGAAACGTATTGAGCGATTGACTCCGGGTCGTAATAAGCAGGAATACACTCCACCCACCGATGAGACCATCAGCGACTCCCTGAATGACTGGCAAACCAACCTGGCAAAAAGTTGGAAAGCGCTGATCAATGACTTTGTGACCGTACGTCAGCGTACCGGCGATATTACGCCTCTCCTTTCCCCGGAGCAGGAGTGGTATCTGAAAGAAAACATTCGCACCAAGCTGCTGCAGGCCCAACTTGCGCTGTATAGACACGATGAACTGAGCTTCCGGGAAGCCGTTTTGATGGCAAGTGGTTGGGTAAAACTCTATTTCAGTGTGGACTCAGGTACTGGGGCACAAATACTCGAACGTCTCGATTCGCTGGCGTCCCTGCGCATCGATGCTGTGCCCATCAGCAAATTCCAGTCCAGCGACATGCTCAGAACCCTGGTGCAGGACGGCGTTAAGGCACCGCTGCCAATCCCCAATCCCACGCCAACACCGGCAGTGAATCCTCTGCCCGAGCCGGATCAGGAGCCAGAACCTTCTACGGCAGCCGGATCGGAGGCTGAGGCATGA
- a CDS encoding heme biosynthesis HemY N-terminal domain-containing protein: MIKTLIYLGIILIGLCLSPYIVGNTGYLYLSAWGYEIETSLVFAIVALVIAYGVIVIAEWIAIKSISLVLGSRYLPERWRRNAAKRHTLNGALALAEENWPDAERCMAKGAAKGELPALNLLAAARAAQHQGKYAERDDYLEKAVTEPNAATAVFTTRTRYLLKQGQLERARTALNHLAPTSKSSAAVVKLAMEVYLAQQDWRALRELLPAIKKHALLNDASFEDLSVRVSVNLLEQAGSKDWDSLDKEWQWLSRSEKQLSANRAAYALGLAKQGKKAEAVKLLLKDLESLPESHILTLLPQILNGQDELPRQQLLKLAPRYEDVHEYHECVARLCQQAREFKTANEHWRRACELNPSKENWLALAELDEQLGNTELALQHYRKAAKA, translated from the coding sequence ATGATAAAAACGCTTATTTATCTTGGCATTATTCTGATTGGGCTGTGTTTAAGCCCCTACATTGTTGGTAACACCGGCTATCTGTACCTGTCAGCCTGGGGCTACGAAATTGAAACCAGTCTGGTGTTTGCCATTGTCGCGCTGGTGATTGCCTACGGCGTTATCGTGATTGCCGAATGGATAGCGATTAAAAGCATTAGCCTGGTGCTGGGCAGCCGTTATTTGCCCGAACGCTGGCGTCGCAATGCCGCCAAGCGCCATACTCTGAACGGCGCACTGGCGCTTGCTGAAGAGAATTGGCCCGATGCTGAGCGCTGTATGGCCAAAGGAGCCGCCAAAGGTGAATTGCCGGCACTGAATCTGCTTGCTGCTGCAAGGGCGGCTCAGCATCAGGGAAAATATGCCGAGCGCGATGACTATCTTGAAAAAGCCGTAACAGAGCCGAATGCGGCGACGGCCGTGTTTACAACCCGCACCCGCTATCTGCTTAAACAGGGCCAGCTGGAGCGTGCCAGAACCGCACTCAATCATCTGGCGCCAACCAGCAAAAGCAGTGCTGCCGTGGTAAAGCTTGCCATGGAAGTCTATCTTGCCCAGCAGGATTGGCGGGCGCTGAGGGAATTGTTACCTGCCATCAAGAAACACGCACTGCTTAATGATGCCAGTTTTGAAGACTTGTCTGTCAGAGTCAGCGTGAACCTGCTGGAGCAGGCCGGCAGTAAAGATTGGGATAGCCTGGACAAAGAATGGCAGTGGCTATCCCGCAGCGAAAAGCAGCTCAGTGCCAATCGTGCCGCCTACGCACTTGGGCTGGCCAAACAAGGTAAAAAGGCCGAGGCCGTTAAACTGCTGCTTAAAGATCTGGAGTCTTTGCCCGAGAGTCACATTCTCACGCTGCTCCCCCAAATTCTGAATGGTCAGGATGAGCTACCAAGGCAACAATTGCTCAAGCTCGCTCCCAGATACGAGGATGTGCATGAGTATCATGAATGTGTGGCGCGGCTTTGCCAGCAAGCCCGGGAGTTTAAAACTGCCAACGAGCATTGGCGTAGAGCCTGTGAGTTAAATCCATCCAAAGAAAATTGGTTGGCACTCGCGGAGCTCGACGAGCAACTGGGCAATACTGAACTCGCGTTGCAACATTACCGGAAGGCCGCCAAGGCCTGA
- a CDS encoding uroporphyrinogen-III synthase, translating into MKLLLTRPEGKNAAMASALDALAIPYLVEPLLSVEAAAVTQAQVDELSRADILIFISTSAVSFATPWLQNQWPNADYYAVGDATADALALQGITAERSPADSQATEGLLTLPSLAHVSGKHIVIVRGKGGREAMADGLRLRGANVSYLEVYQRACPPLDVPAIVSRWQSFGIDTIVVTSGEVLENLINLVPKDSFAWLRDCHIIVPSTRVETQARKKGLLRVTNAGAANHAAVLDALGI; encoded by the coding sequence ATGAAGCTGCTGCTCACCCGTCCTGAGGGCAAAAACGCCGCCATGGCCAGTGCGCTGGATGCGCTGGCCATACCTTATTTGGTGGAACCCTTGTTATCGGTGGAGGCAGCAGCCGTCACTCAAGCGCAGGTCGATGAACTTTCCCGCGCCGACATACTCATCTTCATCAGCACCAGTGCGGTCAGTTTTGCCACCCCCTGGCTGCAGAACCAATGGCCAAATGCCGACTATTACGCAGTGGGAGATGCCACTGCCGATGCCCTGGCTTTGCAGGGTATCACGGCCGAGCGCTCACCCGCCGACAGCCAGGCCACTGAAGGTTTACTCACACTCCCCTCTCTGGCACATGTATCCGGTAAACACATAGTCATAGTCCGGGGCAAAGGTGGCCGCGAAGCCATGGCAGATGGTTTGCGGCTTCGTGGGGCAAATGTCAGCTATCTTGAGGTCTATCAGCGGGCGTGTCCGCCATTGGATGTTCCTGCCATTGTCAGTCGCTGGCAATCCTTCGGCATAGACACCATAGTAGTGACCAGTGGTGAAGTACTGGAAAACTTGATAAATCTGGTGCCCAAAGACAGTTTTGCATGGCTCAGAGACTGTCATATCATAGTCCCCAGTACCCGGGTCGAAACCCAAGCAAGGAAAAAGGGACTTCTTCGAGTCACCAACGCCGGAGCAGCAAACCATGCCGCCGTGCTGGACGCATTGGGCATTTAA
- the hemC gene encoding hydroxymethylbilane synthase, with product MSQNLIRIATRKSPLAMWQAEFVKAELERIHPDLTVELLPMSTKGDVILDTPLAKVGGKGLFVKELEVAMLEGRADIAVHSMKDVPVDFPEGLGLEVICEREDPRDAFVSNTYKSIDELPQGAVVGTSSLRRQCQLRARRPDLIIKDLRGNVGTRLAKLDSGEYDAIILAAAGLIRLKLAERIAGFISTKESLPANGQGAVGIECRTDDTRVKALLAPLEHKETRLRVLAERAMNTRLEGGCQVPIGAFAEIEADTLTLRGLVGNPDGSEVITGSVTGSTADAVALGHQLADDLLSRGAKTILDAVYARN from the coding sequence ATGTCTCAAAACCTTATTCGTATCGCGACCCGCAAAAGCCCCCTTGCCATGTGGCAGGCTGAGTTTGTTAAAGCAGAGCTTGAGCGCATTCATCCGGATTTGACCGTGGAACTGCTGCCCATGAGCACCAAGGGCGACGTTATTCTGGATACACCACTGGCCAAGGTAGGTGGTAAAGGCCTGTTCGTGAAAGAGCTGGAAGTCGCCATGCTGGAAGGCCGCGCCGACATTGCCGTTCACTCAATGAAAGACGTGCCGGTAGATTTTCCGGAAGGCCTGGGCCTTGAAGTAATTTGTGAACGCGAAGACCCACGGGACGCGTTTGTGTCCAACACTTACAAAAGTATCGATGAGCTGCCACAGGGCGCCGTGGTAGGCACCTCCAGCCTGCGTCGACAGTGTCAACTGCGCGCCCGTCGCCCCGATCTGATTATCAAAGACCTGCGCGGTAACGTTGGCACCCGTTTGGCCAAACTCGACTCAGGTGAATACGATGCCATTATCCTCGCCGCGGCGGGCCTTATCCGCCTTAAGCTTGCCGAGCGCATCGCAGGTTTTATCAGTACCAAAGAGTCACTGCCTGCCAATGGTCAGGGCGCTGTAGGCATTGAATGCCGCACCGATGATACCCGCGTCAAAGCCCTGCTGGCACCGCTGGAGCACAAAGAAACCCGTCTGCGCGTACTTGCTGAGCGCGCCATGAATACCCGCCTAGAAGGGGGCTGTCAGGTGCCGATTGGTGCTTTTGCCGAAATCGAAGCCGACACCCTGACACTGCGTGGTTTGGTGGGTAACCCCGATGGCAGCGAAGTGATCACAGGCTCTGTGACAGGCTCAACTGCCGATGCGGTTGCGCTGGGTCATCAACTGGCAGACGACCTGCTCAGCCGCGGCGCGAAAACCATTCTGGATGCGGTCTACGCCCGGAACTGA